Proteins from one Triticum aestivum cultivar Chinese Spring chromosome 7A, IWGSC CS RefSeq v2.1, whole genome shotgun sequence genomic window:
- the LOC123154143 gene encoding uncharacterized protein gives MEGGSNAHGTAGEPNANAHHQNEDAASASKLPLVVPAPEKEEEHGDGRPMTPGAPAGVPRGCCAVYVGAERRRFVVPTAYLGNPVFRRLLEKAEEEFEFVYVGGALTIPCDTESFKYILAVMERHRKGLVVVDHEGNTTETPKAAAGGSSSSSPGNPE, from the exons ATGGAAGGGGGGAGTAATGCTCACGGGACGGCGGGCGAGCCCAACGCCAATgctcatcatcagaacgaggatGCTGCCAGCGCCAGCAAGTTGCCGCTGGTGGTGccggcgccggagaaggaggaggagcacGGCGACGGCAGGCCGATGACCCCGGGCGCCCCCGCGGGCGTGCCGCGCGGGTGCTGCGCGGTGTACGTGGGCGCGGAGCGGCGGCGGTTCGTGGTGCCGACGGCGTACCTGGGCAACCCTGTGTTCCGGCGGCTGCTGGAGAAGGCGGAGGAGGAGTTCGAGTTCGTTTACGTGGGCGGCGCGCTCACCATCCCCTGCGACACGGAGTCCTTCAAGTACATCCTCGCCGTCATGGAGCGGCACCGGAAGGGCCTCGTCGTCGTGGACCACG AAGGGAATACCACGGAGACGCCCAAGGCGGCAGCAGgtggatcatcatcatcatcgccgggTAATCCGGAATGA